A single window of Lepeophtheirus salmonis chromosome 2, UVic_Lsal_1.4, whole genome shotgun sequence DNA harbors:
- the LOC121132347 gene encoding chorion peroxidase, which translates to MISCDVHYPYYSLDGSCNSLGSPTRGMTFMPFRRVVKPMDMNEADAVFVKQFEMDGTLCMEHRASFKKQKLKYDPIVRNFAEFVSLDMVQTLGTVRNTGDTHDWDDDLLKNGECPSHYEEETLNRITSFIDGSQIYGTTFHVSSSLRKMENGLLHIPLEEVQSFHTQMEREQGMSVELFITLFKLEHNRLASQIKDAYKDYGVILGRKEDETIYQESRRIIIGVLQHIIYDKFLPVILGSDLFNRFELTTIKNTYYDRNLNPSIFNGFLTAFFDIFTEPCDNMNKSFSEDDLMSDINSIINLNKYPHLIAIFKDFNDDHGTYQSYKNLCGLANQTISNITWTELLDVFKGNESSIDLFSGGFVEEPVQDGLIGPTFACIIAYQFHLAKAGDRHFYSNVRHGYPSHHNPHTDQTLIQSLQKPKPKKLKKSFIRQIEAKFYKDDPNFNYIRDSYRFNYDEVNEIRHRSLGGLFCDNGRISHTSQFSFYKKEGKWNHIIPCDSILPFNTRIFIDSSNANLIKKK; encoded by the exons ATGATCTCTTGTGATGTACACTACCCTTACTATAGTTTGGACGGATCCTGTAATAGCCTTGGCTCTCCTACTCGCGGAATGACATTTATGCCTTTTCGACGTGTGGTCAAGCCAATGGATATGA atgaAGCGGATGCagtttttgtaaaacaatttgaaatggACGGGACTTTGTGCATGGAACATCGggcttcttttaaaaaacaaaagttgaaaTATGATCCTATTGTGAGGAACTTTGCAGAATTTGTATCTTTAGATATGGTTCAGACCTTAGGAACCGTTCGTAATACAGGAGATACGC ATGATTGGGACGATGATCTCCTGAAGAATGGAGAATGTCCATCTCATTACGAAGAAGAAACATTGAATCGAATTACCTCTTTCATTGATGGATCACAAATCTATGGAACAACTTTTCATGTATCCTCGTCTCTTCGAAAAATGGAGAATGGGCTATTGCATATCCCTCTAGAAGAAGTTCAAAGTTTCCATACCCAAATGGAAAG AGAACAAGGCATGAGTGTAGAGCTATTCATTACACTATTCAAACTTGAGCATAATCGATTAGCTAGTCAAATTAAAGATGCATATAAG GACTATGGAGTGATCCTTGGAAGAAAAGAGGATGAAACTATCTATCAAGAGAGTCGAAGGATCATTATCGGAGTATTGCAACATATCATCTACGATAAATTTCTACCGGTGATCCTTGGATCAGATCTTTTTAATCGATTTGAGCTCACaacaatcaaaaatacatactatGATAGGAATTTAAATCCCTCAATTTTCAACGGATTTTTAACcgcattttttgatatatttactgAGCCTTGTGACAATATGAATAAGAGTTTTAGTGAGGATGATCTTATGTCCGATATTAATTCCattatcaatttgaataaatatcctCATCTTATTGCCATTTTCAAAGACTTTAACGACGATCATGGAACCTACCAAAGCTATAAAAATCTTTGCGGATTGGCTAATCAaaccatttcaaatattacatggACGGAATTATTAGATGTTTTTAAAGGGAACGAAAGTtccattgatttattttcaggGGGATTCGTAGAAGAACCTGTTCAAGATGGACTCATAG GGCCAACATTTGCCTGTATTATTGCTTATCAATTTCACCTTGCAAAGGCTGGTGATCGACACTTCTATTCCAACGTTCGACATGGCTATCCATCACATCATAATCCCCACACGGATCAGACCCTCATTCAGAGTCTTCAAAAACCTAagcctaaaaaattaaaaaaatctttcatccGGCAAATAGAGGCTAAATTTTATAAGGATGATCCGAATTTTAATTACATCCGGGATTCTTATCGCTTTAATTATGATGAAGTGAATGAAATTCGTCACCGATCCTTAGGAGGACTCTTTTGTGACAATGGAAGAATCTCCCATACTTCACAGTTCTCTTTTTATAAGAAGGAAGGAAAATGGAATCATATCATCCCCTGTGATTCCATATTGCCTTTCAACACTCGAATCTTTATAGATTCAAGTAATGCCAAcctaattaagaaaaaataa